The nucleotide window TAGGTTCAAATACGACGAGCTGCATCTGTctgtgttattaattttaatatcaatattaatatcTCCGATTAGAAATACGTTTTTATTAGAATTCATTGGGCGTAGAATATTATCCAGCGAGTCAAGAAAACTATCCAGGCATAGTATGGACGGCGACCTGTATACAGCCAATATAAGTATATCGGGTTCAATgtgcaacaataaaaaattggctCCAGAGTAATCCGGCTCCACCACAGAACACTTAATCGATTTCCTAACGTATATAACGATACCATcgcttttattcaaatattttttagaaatataTGTGTTATAGTTATCAATAGATGGGACATTTTTATTAGCGTGAAGCCAACACTCCGTTAAAATAATGACGTCATTTTCAAATGCTAGACTGTGTAATAAAACTAATAGATTGTCTAAGTTTTTGTATATACTACGAATGTtaagggaaaaaatatttaatgacttGTTGTTATTACCAATGAGAGTATTACACGTCAAAGTATCGCAATTATAAGCCGAAGCAATAGTTATTTTGTCCACTTCTGTAGACGTGTTTATGATCGAATGAGTCAttgtagaaagaaataaaacgtAGTTCTAAATATCAAATTGTGAACTAACCATATGTTGGTACCTGCTATGCGATAACCACGAATATTAAACTCCCTTTTATTTAACATTGTATATACGCTGTATAGATGTAAAAATATCAACTTTGTATTAGTTGTGACTACACGAGTGATATGAATAACTGAGTTATAGTGATTTGTGTAAAAGGTTAATAATATGGAGTGAATACATAGTGAAATAGTTATATTTCTAGTTATATAAACAGTATATAACAACAAGCATCCCTGTGCATTACGATGTGAATATAGATGTAACatattagttttgtgtttgttgtgGGTGTGAGAGTAATTGAAGTGTTTGAGATTTAGTGTATAGTGTAAAAGTATAACATGGGGTAGcaacaaattacaataattatatgacaaagtaataataacaaaagaagTACAATAACTGATTCCTAGTCACTTATTTGGCCGGAGAATGTCTATGTCCTCATCTTTTCGTATTAGAATTTGCTTCTTACCCTCATCTTGTCGGAGAAAAATCCTTCCGTATGACGTCCAGCAGTACTTATAGGCATTGTCTTTGGCAAATGTACGTGCGAGATAAAATAAACGTTGAGCCTTTGGGGTTAACTTTTCAGAGACATAGATAGGTTTTACAGGGCCTTCAAGCTTTAGATGAGTTGTGTTCAGTTTACACGTTTTATTTCTGCTATTGAATTGCCGTGCTCCTTTTATTATAGTTTCCTTGGTGACAGCGCTTGAGAACTCCACGATTATTTGTGACGATGACGGGTCATCTTTTTTGTAGATGCGGAACACATCTTTAATATCATGGGTTTGGATCGGCGTGTTAATGGCAGTAGCTGTTGACTTCACAAGCTCACAGAGATCGGTTTTGCTTTCGCCAGATCTTTTGggcacattttttatttcaattctggTGGAGTGTAGCTGTCTTTCTAGATTTTCTACAGATTCTTCCAGACGTTGAATAAGGCAACGGTCAGACCGACGTTCCGATTCTAATTGACCTATTTTTAAGATCAAATCATCGTACTGCTTAGATATAAAGGCAATGCTGGTTTTTATGTCGTCATTTTGGGTACTAATTGCGGATAACGATGCCTGCAACACCGCATACTTCGACTCAGACTGTGCAGTAGCCTTAGCAATCAATTGACGGATCTCCTCCATACAGGTAGGCTCATCTTCCCATTTGCGTTTGAACCTAGTGGTAACGTTCTCATGCTCAATTGCACTAAGGTTTGGCGTTGACCCTGATTGGATTATCGCCGAAGAAAGGACGTTTCTTACGACAGTTTCTTTCTTAGAAGTCGTGTTGGGAGGTGTATGCTGTAGAGACATGGCAAGGTTTGTGTGATGTATTGCCCGTAATGTAGTAAACAGCTGATTCCAATAAGCGGTCGCCGCACGCGCAGGTAACAAATGTCGATGTAGTATTGAATGAACAGCACAAAGACGCACACTCCACGAGTAAGCGAGATGGCAATTATGAAGTACGTACTGTTCTCGCGGGGGCGAAGGCGGTACGGGGGGAGCGCGGGATGCTCACACTGCACGATCAATTAGCGTCGTTTCGTAGTTACGATGTTCAACACTTTCATCAATAGCCTAAGTGCGATATTACTTTGCACGGAGATagctacttaaaaaataattttaggttaATATTGACACACGTCCGCTCTCAAGCACGGTTCTGGGCGAAggccaaaaaaataaataaattctaaataaaacaaactcatTGAAAAAGtagattgatatatttttgtatatgtacctatttaggtaggtatatccaCCATCTACTTACGTAGGTAAGTAGTTTTTTCCTAACTATATTGTTGCCGGCTTTCAGTCTGACCGGATGTAGCGGCGTAAGTaccagttttacaaggagcctaTCCGATCctcccagttacccgggtaacccgatacTCCTTAGTGAGACTGGTtgttctggcttctgactacccttaacgacgACTTAATCGTCTCTACTGCCATTTCTAACATTCGGAACGAGTCATCATGACACgcagatggtcacccatcctctGACAGACCGCACCAAGCATTACTTACCTTTTGATCAATCGATGCTTTGACTTAGCCATGAGCgtttgtatataaatgtaatatagACACAACATTTAAGTTTAAATATGTATGGATGTCTATTATACAGGTtaaatttatatacattttcCCGCGAAGAAAAACCAGGACAACCCTAATCCCACCATTTATTGCAATTGCAACAGCTTTTCATACCATTAAACTTCATTGTACGCCTGACCTTTTAACTTTTCATCCAAATTGAATACTATCACCTACAGTACTCCTACGATTGACCGTGAAACATATCTATAGTGTCTGGGATATATGATATTCATGTACAAGAAGATTTTCGGTAGTTTAAATAGACGCTTATTGCGATAGGCCTGTATTCAGCAGTGGACAAGGATGGTGATGTTGATGGTGTTTAAAGATAATAAAGGATTTgacacagaaaaatatttttaactattttaaaaagtaggtattcaTGATGAAAATACAATCTTGTTGAGTTTAATTACACTGTATGGTTAAATCTTTATCTTTAGTAAATACGGAGTGAAAATTCGTAtcgtttttattaagtttattcTAAACAGTCAGACAGATAGATGTGTTGGAGCCATTTTTGTAatgtatagttatttttttcccAAAACCACTGCTATAAAATGGTTCCACCATAAATTCGACAACGCTATTCTATAGCCTTAGTACAAACGCGTTCTTTGTCAAAGAATCACCTACCATACGCAATGGTGTGCATTGGTGCGAATGATTGCTGAAAAATGGCGGCATAAAACTTCGTTCTTTAATAAATTGCGACATTACCATCGTTCCAAGACTTGAGATTGCGACTGAAAAGAATATGGTTCTTCactgtaattttattcaattgaattaaattaGGCACTTTAGTGTTAGCCCAGGGGTTCTTTGTatccaggcccgccgctagctgtttgttcgcccgcgtgcaaaaccgattatgccgccctaccactacatattatactgggtttcgtcaaaaaatatataagggggggggggggtccagggggtccggacccaattcatatccattttactagtccaacagaaaaaaatatgtacatgcaccgctctgattgcagaaaacgcacttacttttggatacataaatattgcaataggtacataacatattttatttacttgaaattaatgctctaagtcttagagtaacctaagaagtcctgggttagcccataagcagactaagcaattgcttagggcatcaatgcagtgcaatcattacccaagtggcccctatgtattgaaagtttgtgattaatgggtaggtagcaacataatgtatatcaaagtgcttagaacagattatgggtaacttaaagtaacgaacttaaatatctatagcaatgtttaatttcagttaaatatgttattaatggttttggtgggtttcccgttgaaaaagtcaacgcatgagaGACATACTGCATATGTAAGGAagtgcgagcgaagcgagcgcgaaatttttttagtctaaggacacaaaacaaataaaaaccactgtaaattaacaaagcaaagtccaaaagtaagatatgcacagaaatgtagtgcaaatgtacatgaagccgcgagcgaagcgagcgcgattttttccttagagttttcatgaagtaaacatatcataataagccaaagtgaacaaaaagctataacggacgtgcgcgaaaaatgatttttcggaattgaatgcctcaacaattaaacaaagataaattgcgatcagtgccggttttaactttACCAGCGCCcagggcgagatttctacggtgccctccaactgcaattcaaacccatacgacaAACAGAGacgtatgtagttaccgattgcgcgagcgaagcgagcgcgaatatttttttttatagttaacaagtcgaagcaaaaattacgtaaaatgtagcccaatcgtacataagttattactggttggtgaatgcaaaaacactggAGTATgtgttctgattgcgcgagcgaagcgagcgcgaaattttttgttatattttagaactcaaaacaaaaattacttaaaattttgcccaaacgtacataactctttgttgatgatggcgcctatgtattaaaattttgggacttaaagtagtaccgtaaatatgaaagttcatatggaaactagaagttactttcttattaataaaagaacttaaaaacgacgctccctttttgctagggtagactaaaaaatcttgaaaaataaaaacaactgtaaagtgaagcaagccctaaaatttttgagttttggatcactaaaagtcctaaacatatataataaaaagcgactgtgaaatgaagaaaccgcgagcgaaaggagcgcgaatttttttgagtattgggatattaaaagtagctatatgcgataaaaaattgaagcgtaaagtaaggaaatcgcgagcgaagcgagcgcgaaaatttttgagttttgggacataaaagtagtattTCTTCGagtatttctcaaatttaacgcggaattaaacacaaattcgcttcggcgcccctgagcccgcggcgcccgggttattcgcacaagctgcaccataggttaagatggccctgatgctatccattcatttggatacagttcttgtaagttgcaatatttgatgaaatttaaaacaaaaataggagtaacattctgagcAAGCGATTGGtagggggcgcctgcggcgccctttatatccggcgccctgagCCGTCGCAaaagcgcgaatttttttggggacaaaggatgaacccgtcaaaattgatagaatttatctgaaattttattgccaatctactcatctatttttagtaaaaatatttttattacgtaattatggtttaattttgccgtatgggttaattttgccgccccctaaatagtgccgcccagggcatttgccccccctgctcgctccccccacgctacgctaatggttgatcttaaatcgtttttaataatttttaattttggaaatgatcaacagatgtaactgaaaccagcagtgtaagtaatattcttagcgctattgctgtgttcggaaatattgaaatcaaataattggtaaaaagatattgtattttttttatattacgtgATAgttcgctcgatttgccgccccctaggacgtgccgcccgcgtgcggtgcacgccttgcacgcccgcttacggcgggcctgtttGTATCTTATTTTATGTAAGCCATTCAATCTCttgcataaaattttatgtactacaagcttttctcgcggttttaccTGGACTCTGAGAAAATTACTCCACTAAGACAAACGAAAATAACTCATATAAAAATTGGCATTTGATTGTTTCTAGAACACTTCACCTTAATCAATCCAGTTTTATCGCgaaaccgattttaaatatttttaggtaattTGAACAATATCCCGTTTTCCGTATCTGCAACCATTACACGCTCAGATTTTCAGGTCTTGCATAATATAGCAACAGTATGCAAACATTTTCCCCGACAGTTCGAGTACCTACGTTTGTTGAATCCCTGGATTTTAGTTACGAATGTTATTTTAAGCACAAATATTGTATTCACCTACATTTGTGTGTGCATATTGAGTaagagtagggctgccatctataatttcgccaaacccggacaaatattaaaaaacccggacatttggcgtaaattgcaatttttccccgaacgagtacgattttttaaaaacaaaataataccttatttgtaatccatttactattaacatatacttaaattcaatgaggtgctgccttacatgaaaagtgtccgggttttccccggacacttcttgaaaccccgcccggacggcccccggatggcctccaaacgaggacaaatccggggaaacccggacggatggcagccctaagtaAGAGGTATATACATGTGGTTTAAATACGCAGTCTTCCATTAATCAATGAAAAAGCGTCAATGAAAAGGCCACGATTCGGCGACAGTATTTAGgtttaatgttttgtgtaaCAGCAAGACATTATATACATACTATGTTCGccgttattaaaataataggcATTCCTAACGTACGCCATATACCTTCCTCTGTATATCTATCCAAAACATATCTTCACACCAtcacaaaataacaacaaaactattttatttacatacaatacaCCCCACACTacatactataaaaaaaaaaaacagccagcCAGTTCAGGTGATGTTAAATTGAAATTCCATGTAGTGCTGCAATCCGTCGGGTTTGAGCCACGTTGCTGTTTTGAATTCCATCAAAAATACGTGTAGGAATTTTTGAATAACCGTATGAGCGAAAGATGGGTAAACATTGGGTCCTGTGCAGCCAGGAAAATGGCTTTGTCCGCAACTTTGAAGCTTTACAACGTACGTCGATAGTGCTTCATCGGAGGCAAGGATTGAGCTGGTTTTTACGCAACTACGATAGGAAAAGGTTGCTTATTGCAGCTTTCAGACCAGCGGATTTTCCGTTTCGGTTTTTTTACGTGCGACAAAATCCTGTCATGCGGTTTCACGTGTCATCGTTTGAAGCGGTGATTGTCAAATGTTTACTGCGGTCCGCTAGCGTGAAGCACTATTATGTGTGCATCTATGTAACTTACTATGATTGAAATTACTGAATTTTGCAAATTACTAGTTACCTGCTTTTCGTTTATGTGGCTGCGTTTTGATGGAAGAACTTCCTACATCTTGGATAGGTAGAAGTTGGTAACTATCTCCAGAGTCTACCTATTTCCTAATACGAAATTAATCTTTGGAACTCTCTTACCGAAGAAGTATAAAGAATAAACTTACTTTcccatttgtaatattattaaattaggaTTGTGTCCTTGGTATTATCACTTGAGTGAAGTGTGACAACTTTTGTACTTATATTAACTTttacaaagttattttattgaggCCAAAATATGTTTTGCGTAGTTAAGATTACCAGAAAAACCTTTTATGATATTTATCCGAAATAACTCCAGTTAAATCAAGTTCGATGTTATCCGGTATAACGATAAACTGGTATTTTTGGAACacttagaaaaatatatattattatctggTTATAGGAAGTTTGATCctttgtaatgttattattCGTTTATAAATTAAGTATGTGGAAATCACTCGATATTAGTATTTATGAGTATATTTTGTGGGATATTATCATTTGAGTGGTCCTATGAGGATTCTTATTAACGTATATCACAAAACTTTAAATTAGCTAACAAGTTGCCTTTGTGTTGGTAAGTTCAGGATAAGTAAACCAAATAGTATCAGCATCTGACTAGAGCATATTGCTACTAACTATTACCtaataagtacttaaaaatattcacTGTTATTCGCAAGATTAATATTGTGATACAATTTACAGATAGAATACGTATTGCATACTGCACAATATAATAACCATCCGCAGAAGCCCGACTGCCTACAATCTAAATTTTCCACATCCCCCGTACAATAGTGTCAGAGCAGTCATAGCCAGATTAGCGCGCCCACATCTACATACGTAACGCAGTTTCCATAGAAACGCACGTCGTAGGCAACACTGCCGTTCGAACGGCACAATACATGCACATAAATGCCGTTCATCAAATCAGCCTGCGCCGCGACCGGCACAATTCAATTTTGAAATACGCTTACAAAGCGAAGCCGCTACATTGTTTACCAAAAACCTATTCCCGTTTACGCGTCGACGAAAAAATGACACGCTCCAGGATTTTATGCAAATATTCCGATCGTAAACAAAGCTACCCGAACAGTTTTACAACCCACCTCGAGCACCTTCATAGGTGATAAAAATGAGTGAGCCGGAATTAATATAGCGGTGTACCACCATCACATTATACTTAATCCAAAATTAAACGCACCCAGCGTATAATTAATAATGTAAGAACAACATTAAAAGATTGTGTTTTCCCAGGGCGTCGGTTTTCTCAAAGTGCCCAGGGCTCGGGGCGTTTCTTTTGAGACTTAATGAGAGTCATGCTCGAAGGGATGCTCTGCCTAATTCAGTTTGCTTTGAGTGTGATGCGTGCACGAGCAAGCCACACGCACGCTGTGATCGCTCATGCAGACAAACTCAAATGTTTCTCGtgagatattttataattttaactgttatttgcaaataaaacaacgaacaatcttatttcatattttatttcagaaatattGTTAGATAATACTAGCTAATTAACGTTATGTTAGTAATGCACAAAATCGATTACGGCTCGCCACATCCAAGCAAAATTTTGAATTGTGGTCGATTTTGCGCACCtcttatattttagttttataaataactattttacaGAAATATAATTTTGCCCTATTTCACTCAAGCACATACAGAACccgtttacattatttattattcagatTAAGCTACGTTTAAGTCTGTCAGTGTTGACTAGATGCATTCAAACCTAGTCCGAGCCATGTTACAATAGACGATTTACAGAACTGTTACACTTCATAAGTTTACAATCTTAGAGGAAATAATGATATCTACAACGATATGAGCTTCGCAAAGTTTAAGACGCAAAATGGTTTCGTTAAAAATATGATATGATTATTTCTTCaatgaaattcaaatatttacaacatGTTTTCATACCAAACTTAATACCTATAAACTGGGATAATGTCTTACCGATAAATTTTGTCATCGTGAGGTGGCAAGCTTATAAAATATGGCGCCGGAGGGGGCGGGGCCAAGTACCTAACCGACCCTGGTCCAGACTGCACTTTATGAGGCAAGGTCGCGTTAGATAATGACGGTGGGGGCAAGGTACCTGCGTAACCAGGCCACGGAGGTCCCCACATCGGAGGACCGCCGGCAGTGGGACTGCTGGCCAGCGGACCGCCTCTATACGATGTCGATGTCATCCTCAATCGTACAATACAAATCGCTACGATCAAAATAGCGATAAATGCAACCACCCCACCGACAATCCCTATTATGAGGTTGTCATCGTTATTCGATGTTGCTACACCAACTACTGGAGCTCCTTTAGGTTCCCCAGTTACTTTTGGGCGATCATGAGAAGGTGCCACTGACCAAATAATGTCAGGCTCTGAGGACGTACGGACTAACCGTGGAGTGGGGGTGGTAGGAATACTGCTAGAAGTAGCGGTAGTCCTACGCCTAGTTTCACATGTCAATTCATCGTCCCCTATTTCCACTAACAAAAATCCGGACAAGTGATCAGGAGATTCGCACCTCACATCCATCACTCCTACATTAGGCAGCCATCTTCTTAGAGCCCGGGCATTACAATCGCAACGAATCGGATTAGTGTCTAAGCCAAACATTGAAAGGTCCGCCCGGCGGTCGTCTAAAGATACTAAAAGTTGTGGCTGTAAAGTTGTCAATTGACTTCCAGCTACATCAATAGTAATTTGCGAAGATCTTGGCAGGGGGAAGAGCAATGCGGGAGGTAAACTTGTAATAGAAGTGTTTCTGAACTTTACGGTAATTGAAGGAGCCTTTAACCCGGCTAGAACTCCTGAAGACACCGTTTTGAGACGAGAACCTCTAATACCTAATTCTTCCAATCGCGGATGTAATGTGGTATGTAACTGATCAGCACCAATTGTAGTGTCTTTTACTTCTACATCTAATTTCTCAAGCGCTAATAAATACTGAAGCGCACCTTGAACATCAAAGTACCCTAATCTAGGGTAACCATAAGCTCTAAGTTCGACTAAATTAGGTAGTGCTCTAAATGCATTTTTCTCTATTCTTGTACATTTTTCCAAATTACCTATATCTAAAACTCTAAGAGACGAAAGATTCTCAAAATTACCATCCATAATCATCACCATTGGGTTGCCAGAAATATTAAGTCGCAAAAGGTTTTTAAGCTTGGGCCAAGCCACAGCCAGCGAGCCAGTGACGTCGGTAATTTGATTTTGCGAAAGGTCCAGTGATTCCAGTAATGTTGTTCGAGTAAAAGTCTTCTCCGACAACTTGCTAATATTATTGTACGACAAATTCAAGTTGTGCAAAAATGGCGTTTCGAGTTGTCCAAATGATTGGATTCCTGTACCAGCGAGATTTAAATCTCTCACTGTTTTAGGTTCTGTTAAAACGTTGTTTATTGTTTTCTCCGATAAAGGATTAAATGATAGATCTAACTTTTTGATATTCACCATAACACTATCCTCGGCTGGAATATCAATTATCTGGTTGTGAGATAAATCGACGGACGATACAAAGAAGTATTGTTTTTGCAAAGCTCTCAATGGAGGATGTTCAAATAAATTGCTACTCAAATCAATATTTTCTAACATGTGGAGTCGCGACCGCTCGAAAATATTTTCCGGCAATTCAGTAAGTAAGTTTCCTCCCAAATTCAATACTTCTAGTCGAATGAGCCCTTCAAACAGTCGATCTCCCAAACgatcgattttattgtttgacaaGTCTAAATACTGAATCTGTGTTGAATTATGAAAAGCCATTTCGCTTATTGATTCAAGTTCGTTTCTCGCTAGCAAGATAGTCCTTAATTTGGGTAGTCTGGCGAAATCCAGTTCATCTACATTCTTAAGAGCATTACCAGATAAATCAACTAATTCAAGATATTGTAAAGTACTTATAAGTTCTGACGGGAAGAAGTTGAACTTATTGTTGGTAAGAATGATTTCTCTTAAGCGTGGGTGGATTTTAAACGAAGACGGGAACAAGTAACTGAGTTGGTTGTCAGAGAGATCTATAACTTCGAGACTCGTTCCGGTGTTGAAGAACTCCCCCTTAAATGCGTTCAGCTGGTTGCCCTTCAGAGATAAGTATTGGATAGACATTACGTTCACAAACGACGGCGTCCTAATATTCACGATATTATTGTAGGACAAATCTAAATGCGTTAAGTTTCTgagatttttaaatgtattttcggATACTTCTTGCAATAGATTGTTTGATAAATAGATTTGTTGTAAATTCATGTTTTTAGAAAATAAGTTCACTGGAAGAGCTTTTAAGCCAACATTGCTCAAATCAATGCTCGTTAACGCCTGGTTGTGTTGGAATACATTTTGTGGCAACACGCTCATATGTGAGTTCCGACTCACGTTGAGATGAGTTAGGCTCGGAATGAACTGGAACGCATCAACTGGTATTTCAGAAATTTGATTATCCGAGATGTCCAAGAACCAAAGACTGACAAACTTCAACGGCTCGCCGACAAACTCGAGTATCCTATTTTGGCTAAGCGACAGAAATTGGAGAGATTGTTCTAACCCACTAAACACTTCAGCGCTGATTGAGTTAAGGAGGTTACCCGAGAGATCTAAATGGTGTAATGTTTTGAAGTGATCGAACGCGCCTGGGGGTAGTTCTCGGATGACGTTTCTTGACAGGACTAGTGAGGTAACCCTGTCGGATACTGATTTGAGAATGTCACTGGATAGTGCTGTTACTCTGTTGTAGCCTAGATGAACTGATACGAGGCTTGGCAATCGAGAAAGAGCGGTAGCTGGAATTAGTAGAATGTTGTTGTCTCGTAGAAGAAGTGTCTCAAGACTCGTTAGACCGTCGAAGGCGTCATCTTCCACCTGTAATATTAAATGGTAAAAGTAAATACCAATATACTCAAATTAGCCTTATGacattagttaaaataaataacacttacAGTGCGAAGAGCATTGACGCCGACATCCAAGTAGCGCAACTCCGTAAGTCCCACGAAGGTGCCGGGCGCCAACTTCACGAGGTTGTTCCTACTGAGGTCCAGCACTTGCAGGGATACCAGCGAGCTTAGGTGACTGTTGTCTATGGTCTGTAAAGATAAACATAAGGTTATGAATATGTAGTATGTAAATTACAATTTCTTtcgtacattattatttaacgaaaaattgtgatttgatattgattttcatcaaaaataaaatacctacttgatTAACATCAATAGAATGgcaaaatatcaatttaacaaaatacgACTGCGTATAATATAACAGCGAAGTGCATTAAATAACACGACAATTACAacccaaaacaataacaatatttcaaaaacgAAAACAAGCAATATTCCTTTGTCAATAAAGTCGAAAATTGCCCAAATTAACGTTCAATCAGTTATTAACGGCGATATTAGTTCCCGTGTCAAAGGGGTTGATTAACTTGTT belongs to Helicoverpa zea isolate HzStark_Cry1AcR chromosome 11, ilHelZeax1.1, whole genome shotgun sequence and includes:
- the LOC124634421 gene encoding protein artichoke is translated as MRLLLLLFTIPYIVGQQQWVPCSELNDDLRYPCRCKVQVDRALQLRILMNCDRVVFPGDFPTLPYGAPIISFSQRFAGQQTLPTQIFSSYGLPLKELDFSHNSLRRLPDRLLAGVRGNITRLALSDNLLGDNLNPIFSTAELHNLPALEELDLSGNSIRGLEEGLLIGCEVLKVLRLDRNNMNSVPSSSLNGPQALKVLSLRENRIALIRQGSFLSQKTFEEIDLHGNMISTIEGGAFIGLADLLALDLGRNRLSKFNSDVFQGAENLEKLDLSENFITDFPTVAMKSFVALKHLNLSSNMITTIDNSHLSSLVSLQVLDLSRNNLVKLAPGTFVGLTELRYLDVGVNALRTVEDDAFDGLTSLETLLLRDNNILLIPATALSRLPSLVSVHLGYNRVTALSSDILKSVSDRVTSLVLSRNVIRELPPGAFDHFKTLHHLDLSGNLLNSISAEVFSGLEQSLQFLSLSQNRILEFVGEPLKFVSLWFLDISDNQISEIPVDAFQFIPSLTHLNVSRNSHMSVLPQNVFQHNQALTSIDLSNVGLKALPVNLFSKNMNLQQIYLSNNLLQEVSENTFKNLRNLTHLDLSYNNIVNIRTPSFVNVMSIQYLSLKGNQLNAFKGEFFNTGTSLEVIDLSDNQLSYLFPSSFKIHPRLREIILTNNKFNFFPSELISTLQYLELVDLSGNALKNVDELDFARLPKLRTILLARNELESISEMAFHNSTQIQYLDLSNNKIDRLGDRLFEGLIRLEVLNLGGNLLTELPENIFERSRLHMLENIDLSSNLFEHPPLRALQKQYFFVSSVDLSHNQIIDIPAEDSVMVNIKKLDLSFNPLSEKTINNVLTEPKTVRDLNLAGTGIQSFGQLETPFLHNLNLSYNNISKLSEKTFTRTTLLESLDLSQNQITDVTGSLAVAWPKLKNLLRLNISGNPMVMIMDGNFENLSSLRVLDIGNLEKCTRIEKNAFRALPNLVELRAYGYPRLGYFDVQGALQYLLALEKLDVEVKDTTIGADQLHTTLHPRLEELGIRGSRLKTVSSGVLAGLKAPSITVKFRNTSITSLPPALLFPLPRSSQITIDVAGSQLTTLQPQLLVSLDDRRADLSMFGLDTNPIRCDCNARALRRWLPNVGVMDVRCESPDHLSGFLLVEIGDDELTCETRRRTTATSSSIPTTPTPRLVRTSSEPDIIWSVAPSHDRPKVTGEPKGAPVVGVATSNNDDNLIIGIVGGVVAFIAILIVAICIVRLRMTSTSYRGGPLASSPTAGGPPMWGPPWPGYAGTLPPPSLSNATLPHKVQSGPGSVRYLAPPPPAPYFISLPPHDDKIYR